Proteins encoded in a region of the Azospirillum sp. TSH58 genome:
- the tssG gene encoding type VI secretion system baseplate subunit TssG, which yields MTDRPLQPSGGAPALIDRLEAEPWGFDLLQAIALLERAAPGLAPLGTGIDPEQEAVRIEHDPSFVFPASDVVEARRTEDGRGVVRSPVLGVAGINGPLPYVATELLVERAARRDTAGTAFYDIFNHRLMSIFYRTRQGSLPLLERDPERTLMARVLRALAGIGTPGLEQRLPGTPDRMLLAFSGILANRRRSSAGLEAILGAVFRVKVRVESFVGRWLPLDEESRTRIGGGFGARNNSLGRTVVLGRRVWDQQSCYAIELTLDSLERFREFLPDGRHHQTLCALARFHTGDGMDFRIVLVLEATKVPPTRLSTKPQEGSRLGWTSWLRAPGRPNLKDGRLTLDPSSPLPPAHAQTKFALTRQADLWSAESGERVARRAGEGVALVPDVPHSATPSP from the coding sequence GTGACGGACCGCCCTCTTCAACCCTCCGGCGGAGCCCCCGCCCTGATCGACCGGCTGGAGGCCGAGCCCTGGGGCTTCGACCTGCTGCAGGCCATCGCCCTGCTGGAGCGCGCAGCACCCGGTCTGGCCCCGCTCGGCACCGGCATCGACCCGGAGCAGGAGGCCGTCCGCATCGAGCACGATCCGAGCTTCGTCTTCCCCGCCAGCGACGTGGTCGAGGCGCGGCGGACCGAGGACGGGCGCGGCGTCGTGCGCTCCCCCGTGCTGGGCGTGGCCGGCATCAACGGCCCCCTGCCCTACGTCGCCACCGAACTGCTGGTCGAGCGGGCGGCGCGGCGCGACACGGCGGGCACGGCCTTCTACGACATCTTCAACCACCGCCTGATGTCGATCTTCTACCGCACCCGCCAGGGCAGCCTGCCCCTGCTGGAGCGCGACCCGGAACGCACCCTGATGGCCCGCGTGCTGCGCGCGCTGGCCGGCATCGGCACGCCCGGCCTGGAGCAGCGCCTGCCCGGCACGCCCGACCGGATGCTGCTGGCCTTCTCCGGCATCCTCGCCAACCGGCGCCGCTCCTCCGCCGGGCTGGAGGCGATCCTCGGCGCCGTCTTCCGGGTCAAGGTGCGGGTGGAGAGCTTCGTCGGGCGCTGGTTGCCGCTGGACGAGGAGAGCCGGACCCGGATCGGCGGCGGCTTCGGCGCGCGGAACAACAGCCTGGGCCGCACGGTGGTGCTGGGCCGCCGCGTCTGGGACCAGCAGAGCTGCTACGCCATCGAACTGACGCTCGACAGCCTGGAGCGTTTCCGCGAATTCCTGCCCGACGGACGGCACCACCAGACGCTCTGCGCGCTCGCCCGCTTCCACACCGGGGACGGGATGGACTTCCGCATCGTGCTGGTGCTGGAGGCGACCAAGGTGCCGCCGACGCGCCTGTCCACCAAGCCGCAGGAGGGCAGCCGCCTCGGCTGGACCTCCTGGCTGCGGGCGCCGGGCCGCCCGAACCTGAAGGACGGGCGCCTGACCCTCGACCCCTCTAGCCCTCTCCCCCCCGCTCACGCGCAAACAAAGTTTGCGCTGACGCGACAGGCGGACCTTTGGTCCGCCGAAAGCGGGGAGAGGGTGGCCCGGAGGGCCGGTGAGGGGGTTGCGCTTGTGCCGGACGTACCGCATAGCGCAACCCCCTCACCCTAA